A portion of the Cloacibacillus sp. genome contains these proteins:
- a CDS encoding FAD-dependent oxidoreductase, with amino-acid sequence MSKIKIVVVGGGWGGCAAAIAAVKAGAEAVLLERTDMLLGTGLVGGIYRNNGRQTAAEEMTALGGGDLFHVMDECAGHKNIEFPGHAHASLYNVYEIEPAVKKYLAGLGVKVVTSASAMKIDKKDGKMLSVTVRDGSVYEADAFVDATGTSAVPGNCVKYGNGCAMCILRCHSFAPRVSICTLAGIEEWNGRKKDGSLGAMSGSCKLFKESLSADIVKKLNETGVCVVPIPAAANMSEKLGMKACQQYATKDFAENIILLDTGPAKLMTPYFPLEKLCLVPGFEKARYEDPIAGGKGNSMRYFQFANCSHSLQAQGEVDNIFCAGEKGGAMVGHTEAVVTGTLAGCNAVRHAAGKELIELPDALAVGDFVNHVTDEMKKDECRGTKYTFSGSVYFERMKECGLYLCDPTEIAKKVETTGRCGLFAEKIC; translated from the coding sequence ATGAGTAAAATAAAGATCGTGGTAGTTGGCGGCGGCTGGGGAGGCTGCGCGGCGGCGATAGCGGCGGTCAAGGCTGGAGCGGAGGCCGTGCTTCTTGAGCGCACAGACATGCTCCTCGGCACGGGGCTCGTGGGCGGCATCTACCGCAACAACGGGCGTCAGACGGCGGCGGAGGAGATGACGGCGCTGGGCGGCGGCGATCTCTTTCATGTCATGGACGAATGCGCCGGACATAAGAACATCGAATTTCCCGGACATGCCCACGCGAGTCTTTACAATGTATATGAGATAGAACCCGCGGTAAAAAAATACCTCGCCGGCCTGGGCGTTAAGGTCGTCACAAGCGCCTCGGCGATGAAGATAGACAAGAAAGATGGTAAGATGCTCTCCGTCACCGTGCGCGACGGCTCCGTCTACGAGGCGGATGCCTTTGTCGACGCCACGGGGACCTCGGCCGTTCCAGGCAACTGCGTGAAATACGGCAACGGCTGCGCCATGTGCATCCTGCGCTGTCACAGCTTCGCGCCGCGCGTATCCATATGCACGCTCGCGGGGATCGAGGAGTGGAACGGACGCAAGAAGGACGGCTCCCTCGGCGCGATGAGCGGCTCCTGTAAACTTTTCAAGGAATCGCTCTCAGCGGATATCGTCAAAAAACTTAACGAAACCGGCGTCTGCGTCGTGCCTATCCCCGCCGCCGCCAATATGAGCGAAAAACTTGGAATGAAGGCCTGTCAGCAGTACGCGACAAAGGACTTCGCGGAGAACATCATCCTGCTGGACACCGGCCCCGCGAAGCTTATGACCCCCTACTTCCCGCTGGAAAAGCTGTGTCTCGTGCCCGGCTTTGAGAAGGCCCGTTATGAGGACCCGATCGCCGGCGGCAAGGGAAACTCGATGCGCTACTTCCAGTTCGCCAACTGCTCCCACAGTCTTCAGGCCCAGGGTGAGGTGGACAACATCTTCTGCGCCGGTGAAAAGGGCGGCGCGATGGTGGGACACACCGAGGCGGTCGTCACGGGTACCCTCGCGGGCTGCAACGCCGTGCGGCACGCCGCCGGCAAAGAGCTGATCGAGCTGCCGGATGCCCTCGCGGTCGGAGACTTCGTCAACCATGTCACCGACGAGATGAAGAAGGACGAATGCCGCGGCACAAAATATACCTTCTCCGGCTCCGTCTACTTTGAGCGTATGAAGGAATGCGGGCTTTACCTATGCGACCCGACGGAGATAGCCAAGAAGGTTGAAACCACAGGGCGCTGCGGCCTGTTCGCGGAAAAAATCTGCTAA
- a CDS encoding thiamine pyrophosphate-binding protein: protein MMKASKAVLAMLKAYDVTDVFGLPGETTLSLYEAWEEFPEIKYHLTRDERNSVFMADAYAKATGRVGICEGPSVGATHMVPGVVEAFQSCVPLIVMTTDIDLKMGPKNMLTGFDQSALFKSIAKDSLTVTDASEIPHLFRRAFRTATTGRPGPVHIRIPMDTLEDEVADGDIYAQSRYATFPGCRNSAAAADIMEAAKALAAARRPVMICGQGVVHSSAWEEAAQLSKMQDMPVGSTINAKGCLNDKEPLSMGVIGARGGREWNNNMIKEADVVLFAATSTDSANTDGWNIPSPALGQKFIQIDISERELGNNYDALPLFGDVRETLAALAAALKGMPCPDRGAWAARCAEEKAAHEKRLEGVMARYGDELHPLSLVRAIERLTPDTAFFAVDPGSSAIYSSCFLRIGRAGRRAAYNFSMGALGYAIPAAMGARCGTASEAPVIGLIGDGSFGFCGAELETAARLGLKIVYVLFNNGAFGWIRGTQRVHTKAEITENFRRFTDFAKVDYVKFAESMGLRGYRVSGMNEFEEVFKKCLAAEGPSFIDVPLPPEDRQLPPVPGWAAANIAKDEDMTY, encoded by the coding sequence ATGATGAAGGCAAGCAAAGCCGTTCTTGCGATGCTCAAGGCTTATGACGTGACCGATGTTTTCGGCCTGCCCGGCGAGACGACGCTGAGTCTCTACGAGGCCTGGGAGGAATTTCCCGAAATAAAATACCATCTTACGAGAGACGAGAGGAACTCCGTCTTTATGGCCGACGCCTACGCGAAGGCCACCGGCCGCGTCGGGATCTGCGAGGGGCCGAGCGTCGGCGCTACGCACATGGTGCCCGGCGTCGTCGAAGCCTTCCAGTCCTGCGTGCCGCTCATCGTAATGACGACAGACATCGATCTCAAGATGGGACCTAAGAATATGCTGACCGGCTTCGACCAGTCGGCGCTCTTCAAGAGCATCGCCAAAGATTCTCTCACCGTCACCGACGCCAGCGAGATACCGCACCTCTTCCGGCGCGCCTTCCGCACGGCGACTACCGGCCGCCCCGGCCCCGTTCACATCCGCATCCCGATGGATACCTTAGAGGATGAAGTGGCGGACGGCGATATATACGCGCAGAGCCGTTACGCAACCTTCCCCGGATGCCGGAACAGCGCCGCGGCGGCGGACATCATGGAGGCGGCAAAGGCGCTCGCCGCGGCGCGCCGCCCGGTGATGATCTGCGGACAGGGGGTCGTCCATTCCTCAGCCTGGGAGGAGGCGGCACAATTGTCAAAGATGCAGGATATGCCGGTGGGTTCGACGATCAACGCAAAAGGCTGCCTCAACGACAAGGAGCCGCTGTCGATGGGCGTCATCGGCGCTCGCGGCGGCCGTGAGTGGAACAACAATATGATAAAAGAGGCCGACGTCGTGCTCTTCGCGGCGACCAGCACCGATTCCGCCAACACCGACGGCTGGAACATACCATCGCCCGCCTTGGGACAGAAGTTTATCCAGATAGATATCTCCGAACGCGAGCTCGGCAACAACTATGACGCGCTGCCGCTCTTCGGGGACGTGCGCGAGACCCTCGCGGCCCTCGCCGCGGCGCTCAAAGGAATGCCGTGTCCCGACCGCGGCGCGTGGGCCGCGCGCTGCGCAGAAGAAAAGGCGGCGCATGAAAAGAGGCTGGAGGGCGTAATGGCGCGTTACGGCGACGAGCTGCACCCGCTCTCACTCGTGCGCGCGATCGAGAGACTGACGCCCGATACGGCCTTCTTCGCCGTCGACCCCGGAAGTTCGGCGATCTATTCATCCTGCTTCCTGCGTATCGGACGCGCGGGCAGACGCGCCGCCTATAATTTCTCGATGGGGGCGCTGGGCTACGCGATACCGGCGGCGATGGGGGCGCGGTGCGGTACGGCGTCGGAGGCCCCCGTGATAGGGCTCATCGGCGACGGCAGCTTCGGCTTCTGCGGCGCGGAGCTGGAGACGGCGGCTCGCCTCGGGCTGAAGATCGTTTACGTCCTTTTCAATAACGGGGCCTTCGGCTGGATACGCGGCACTCAGCGCGTCCACACAAAAGCTGAGATCACAGAAAACTTCCGCCGCTTCACCGACTTCGCGAAGGTCGACTACGTTAAATTCGCCGAATCTATGGGGCTCAGAGGCTATCGAGTCAGCGGCATGAACGAGTTTGAAGAGGTATTCAAAAAATGCCTCGCCGCCGAGGGGCCAAGCTTCATCGACGTACCGCTGCCGCCGGAAGACCGGCAGCTTCCACCAGTCCCCGGCTGGGCCGCCGCGAATATCGCCAAAGACGAGGATATGACATACTAG
- a CDS encoding glucose 1-dehydrogenase translates to MDYKNMMDFRKKSVLITGGTGGIGGELARAFASCGAKVAITGRNMEAAEAVLADCRALNAEACFVSCDLLNTESIPTMVAECTDRLGRIDILCNHAGFNNRKPALEYTESEWDRLLDVDLKAVFFTAAAVARQMVDNGVRGKIINTASVSSARGHKNLVAYAAAKGGIRQLTKVLAHEWAEYGINVNAVAPGYVVTPQTERYLSDQATRDKLLAHIPLARFGRPCDVAATALFLASEGASYITGQTVFVEGGRLID, encoded by the coding sequence ATGGACTACAAAAATATGATGGATTTCAGGAAAAAGAGCGTCCTTATCACGGGAGGGACCGGCGGTATCGGCGGCGAGCTGGCGCGCGCCTTCGCCTCCTGCGGCGCGAAGGTGGCGATCACCGGCAGAAACATGGAGGCGGCGGAGGCGGTGCTCGCGGACTGCCGCGCCCTGAACGCCGAAGCCTGTTTCGTAAGCTGCGACCTGCTGAATACGGAAAGCATTCCCACAATGGTCGCGGAGTGCACCGACAGACTTGGGAGGATCGACATCCTCTGCAACCACGCCGGATTCAACAACAGAAAGCCGGCGCTTGAGTACACGGAAAGCGAGTGGGACAGACTGCTGGACGTCGACCTGAAGGCCGTCTTCTTTACCGCCGCCGCCGTCGCCCGACAGATGGTGGATAACGGCGTCAGGGGCAAGATAATAAACACCGCCTCCGTCTCCTCGGCGCGCGGCCACAAAAACCTCGTGGCATACGCCGCCGCGAAGGGCGGCATCCGCCAGCTGACAAAGGTGCTGGCCCACGAGTGGGCCGAATACGGCATCAACGTCAACGCCGTCGCCCCAGGTTACGTCGTCACGCCGCAGACGGAACGCTACCTGAGCGACCAGGCGACCCGCGACAAACTGCTCGCGCACATCCCCTTGGCCCGCTTCGGCCGTCCGTGCGACGTCGCCGCCACGGCCCTCTTCCTCGCCTCAGAGGGCGCCTCCTATATAACGGGACAGACGGTCTTCGTTGAGGGCGGCAGACTGATAGATTAG
- a CDS encoding acetyl-CoA C-acyltransferase, translating into MEKAVILSACRTAGGKFGGQFKKFSATDLGASALKEAVLRSGAPCESVEEVILGNGWQAGVGANPARSAMYKAGIPVNVPAFTVNIRCGSGLRTVMLAADRIRLGDAKAILAGGMESATNTPYLLPGARWGFRMGKQEALDALHADGFQCPLAGALMGEITENYVIPELSITREEQDEFSYYSHKKAAEAIEKGLFKDEIVPITLKDKKKGELILDTDEIPRRDISLEALAKLPAIFKKENGTITAGSSSALCDAGSAVFVAGAEWARVNGLKPMAEIVSYAVTATDPQHFPIAPVDAMRIALDKAGMTLEEMELIELNEAFAAQVIACHRKMPFDVEKLNVHGGAISLGHPIGASGAKILTTLIYSLINQNKEIGMASACIGGGQGVAMVIRIIK; encoded by the coding sequence ATGGAAAAGGCCGTTATTTTAAGCGCCTGCCGCACCGCCGGCGGAAAATTCGGCGGACAGTTTAAAAAATTTTCCGCGACGGATCTGGGAGCGTCCGCGCTCAAAGAGGCGGTGCTTCGTTCCGGCGCTCCGTGTGAATCGGTGGAAGAGGTCATTTTGGGCAACGGCTGGCAGGCTGGCGTGGGAGCCAATCCGGCGCGCAGCGCGATGTATAAAGCCGGTATTCCTGTAAATGTTCCTGCCTTCACCGTAAATATCCGCTGCGGTTCGGGGCTGCGTACAGTCATGTTGGCCGCCGACAGGATACGTCTCGGTGACGCAAAGGCGATCCTCGCCGGAGGCATGGAAAGCGCTACCAACACCCCCTATCTCCTGCCAGGCGCCCGCTGGGGATTCCGTATGGGCAAGCAAGAGGCGCTTGACGCGCTGCACGCCGACGGCTTCCAATGTCCTTTGGCGGGTGCGCTTATGGGAGAGATAACTGAGAATTACGTGATACCCGAGCTCTCCATTACCCGCGAAGAGCAGGACGAATTTTCATATTACAGCCATAAAAAGGCGGCGGAGGCCATAGAGAAGGGCCTTTTCAAGGATGAGATCGTACCAATAACCTTAAAAGACAAGAAAAAAGGCGAGCTTATTTTAGATACGGACGAGATACCGCGCAGGGATATTTCGCTGGAAGCGCTGGCAAAGCTGCCGGCGATCTTTAAAAAAGAAAATGGTACGATAACGGCAGGTTCCAGCTCCGCGCTCTGCGATGCGGGAAGCGCGGTATTTGTCGCTGGCGCGGAATGGGCACGGGTGAACGGATTGAAGCCAATGGCGGAGATCGTGAGCTATGCAGTTACGGCGACCGATCCGCAGCACTTCCCGATCGCTCCCGTTGACGCGATGAGAATAGCTCTTGACAAGGCGGGCATGACCCTGGAAGAGATGGAATTGATCGAACTCAACGAGGCCTTCGCGGCTCAGGTGATCGCCTGCCATAGAAAAATGCCGTTTGACGTGGAAAAGCTCAACGTACACGGCGGAGCGATATCTCTGGGGCATCCCATAGGAGCCAGCGGGGCGAAAATATTAACGACTTTGATCTATAGCCTCATCAATCAGAATAAAGAGATCGGCATGGCCAGCGCCTGTATCGGCGGCGGTCAGGGGGTTGCAATGGTGATTCGGATAATAAAATAG
- a CDS encoding 3-oxoacid CoA-transferase subunit B, whose translation MLPELDEQLVRERIAKRIAMEFEEGEVVNLGIGIPTLVADYIPEGKHVIFQAENGAIGIGPPPPVPNYKCIGAGGRFISLLPGGSFFSSDTSFGLIRGGHIDATVLGTLEVDQHGNLANWWIPGKSVPGMGGAMDLVVGARRVYVAMTHVTKKGAPKILKKCTLPLTAVGVVDMVVTEFAVFTIKDGKVTLIEIAPEVTQEQIRANTEADYEVAEDIAVYRGLEVA comes from the coding sequence ATGCTGCCAGAACTTGATGAACAGCTCGTCAGAGAGCGCATAGCAAAGAGAATAGCCATGGAATTTGAGGAAGGGGAGGTGGTGAACCTCGGCATTGGAATTCCTACGCTTGTCGCCGATTACATCCCGGAGGGAAAGCATGTCATATTTCAGGCGGAAAACGGCGCTATCGGTATAGGTCCGCCTCCGCCCGTGCCGAATTATAAGTGTATAGGAGCCGGCGGGCGCTTTATCAGCCTCCTGCCAGGCGGCAGCTTCTTCTCAAGCGATACGAGTTTCGGGCTTATCAGGGGCGGCCATATCGATGCGACCGTACTGGGAACGCTGGAGGTCGATCAGCACGGCAATCTCGCAAACTGGTGGATTCCCGGCAAGAGCGTGCCAGGGATGGGAGGGGCGATGGATCTTGTTGTCGGAGCCAGGCGCGTATATGTGGCGATGACCCATGTTACAAAAAAGGGCGCTCCTAAAATATTAAAGAAATGCACGCTGCCGCTCACGGCGGTCGGCGTTGTGGATATGGTTGTGACCGAGTTTGCCGTATTTACAATAAAGGATGGAAAGGTGACCCTGATAGAGATCGCTCCGGAGGTGACCCAGGAACAGATAAGGGCAAATACAGAGGCCGATTATGAAGTTGCGGAGGATATTGCCGTCTATCGTGGATTGGAGGTCGCATAA
- a CDS encoding CoA transferase subunit A: MPKKIIKPVVSAQEAVRCIKSGDSVMVGGFNYGGIPYTLTDALYDQGTDQLTLISNDTIYEFCGQGKLVAGGRCKKVIASHVGLNKTTGRLFHEGKMELELFPQGTYVEKIRAGGAGLGGFLTPTGVGTVVEEGKEVIEVNGKKYILELPLTADVALVRAFRADRMGNLTYTGTNKNFNPTMATAAKIVIAEVDEVVNVGELDHDNIVTQGVLVDMLVLKGDSIYAART, translated from the coding sequence ATGCCTAAAAAAATCATCAAACCTGTGGTTTCCGCGCAGGAGGCCGTCAGATGTATAAAGAGTGGTGACTCAGTCATGGTTGGCGGGTTCAATTACGGAGGGATTCCCTATACTCTCACGGACGCGCTCTACGACCAGGGGACCGACCAGCTGACACTGATTTCCAACGACACGATCTATGAATTCTGCGGACAGGGAAAACTTGTCGCAGGCGGGCGCTGTAAGAAGGTTATCGCCTCCCATGTGGGGCTCAACAAGACTACCGGACGGCTCTTTCATGAGGGAAAGATGGAACTTGAGCTCTTTCCGCAGGGGACATATGTGGAAAAGATCAGGGCCGGAGGCGCCGGGCTAGGCGGTTTTCTCACCCCGACAGGCGTCGGTACCGTAGTCGAAGAGGGGAAAGAGGTCATCGAGGTCAATGGTAAAAAATATATCCTCGAGCTGCCGCTTACAGCCGACGTCGCCTTGGTGCGGGCCTTCAGGGCCGACCGGATGGGCAATCTTACGTACACTGGGACGAACAAGAACTTCAACCCGACGATGGCGACTGCGGCAAAGATCGTAATCGCCGAGGTGGACGAGGTTGTGAATGTCGGCGAACTGGACCATGACAACATTGTGACCCAAGGTGTTCTTGTTGATATGCTGGTATTGAAAGGAGATTCCATCTATGCTGCCAGAACTTGA